A DNA window from Gillisia sp. Hel1_33_143 contains the following coding sequences:
- a CDS encoding head GIN domain-containing protein — protein MKKSIFNQNKMLITLIISLLSFGISNAQSETVDVSNFSEVTISPYIEVIFKQADNESVIIENSKVDREKIHIEVDGKELHIYLEDAKIVSKEEEVKVNGREMDRSIYNGTEVRITVNYKNLEAVEIRSEEVINFENAISVEDFDLDIYGSPKVYFESISAEDLKIALYGESYLEIKAGKVDFQRYRCYGKSEVNAVELLSSETKIAAYGNNHIVVNVSDKLKVSAFGEARIQYKGDAKVKSGLKIGETVVQKIK, from the coding sequence ATGAAAAAATCAATCTTTAATCAAAACAAAATGCTAATCACTTTAATAATAAGCCTTTTAAGCTTCGGTATATCTAATGCACAATCTGAAACCGTAGATGTTTCTAATTTTTCAGAAGTTACTATAAGTCCTTACATCGAAGTAATTTTCAAGCAAGCCGATAACGAATCGGTGATTATTGAAAATTCTAAAGTCGACAGGGAAAAGATTCATATAGAAGTAGACGGCAAAGAACTTCATATTTACCTGGAAGACGCCAAGATTGTTTCCAAAGAAGAAGAGGTTAAAGTAAATGGGCGTGAAATGGATCGTTCTATTTATAACGGCACCGAGGTACGTATCACGGTAAATTACAAAAACCTGGAAGCCGTAGAAATTCGTAGTGAAGAAGTGATAAATTTTGAAAATGCCATTAGCGTGGAAGATTTTGACCTAGACATTTATGGCTCGCCAAAAGTATATTTTGAAAGTATCTCTGCAGAAGATTTAAAAATTGCCTTGTACGGGGAAAGCTATCTGGAGATCAAGGCTGGAAAAGTAGATTTTCAACGCTATCGCTGCTACGGAAAAAGTGAAGTTAATGCTGTTGAGCTGCTTTCTTCGGAAACTAAAATCGCGGCTTATGGCAACAATCATATCGTGGTAAATGTTTCAGATAAATTGAAGGTTTCAGCTTTTGGCGAAGCCCGAATTCAGTATAAGGGTGATGCTAAAGTTAAAAGCGGACTCAAAATTGGCGAAACAGTAGTTCAAAAAATTAAATAA
- a CDS encoding ABC transporter permease produces the protein MLGLAVGLATSVMLLMWVQNEWSFDQFHDQSENIYRVNSRFKTEAEDNVWSTAPGPVKVYAEDIPEIEELVRINFADGITISDKDSKKKFYKKTVAMADENFFDVFSFAFLYGSKEGAMNDPYSVILTKETAEKIFKNDLENAVGKQLISNGETFNIKGILKEIPKNSSIQFDAVIPMSYYGAMFKASGGNGRWKTIDTDVGNYSFSSFAKLSENANPQSAASKMSASLAAAIADEGDFNISFQLQPLEKIHLISADGNDSSATQVKIIMLVVIMLLAIASINYINISTAQAIKRAKEVSVRKIIGANKQQLFFQFILETSLLFLFSIVLAIGLIYLLMPVYNFIAGNQLIFSITDGGVWKVIAISFFATLIASSIYPAILLSSFKPIESLRGRVKSGFKTGTLRKGLVVFQFSMAIILLIATLFMSQQMDYMKNRDLGYSKENVVMVPLNSDARNHLDAIQNNLKNNEAIENVAVTSFSDFSSIDGSTGDLDWEGKSPNSSLIITQVYVEKEFIPTMKIELLEGHNFRGTPADTSSFILNETAVEQMGLQKPYVGKEIRFHAKKGKIIGIAEDFNFKHLKEKVSPLIMFSFWNIKNQLVVRTKAGQEKKAIAALASVFEKYPGEEPFSYSFIDEQFDARYKADEQSESLFEVFAGIAIFISCLGLFGLSTYTAQTRKKEIGVRKVLGANVTTIVSLLSKDFLKLVLIAILIASPVAWWFMQKWLEGFANRINIDWTYFLLAGFLAIGIALLTVSFQAIKAAISNPVKSLRTE, from the coding sequence ATGCTCGGCCTGGCGGTGGGACTCGCAACCAGCGTCATGCTCCTTATGTGGGTGCAGAATGAGTGGAGTTTTGACCAATTTCATGATCAATCTGAAAATATCTATCGAGTAAATTCTCGTTTTAAAACCGAAGCTGAAGATAATGTCTGGTCTACGGCTCCAGGTCCCGTAAAGGTGTATGCTGAAGACATTCCGGAAATTGAAGAACTGGTACGAATTAATTTCGCTGATGGAATTACGATTAGCGACAAGGACAGTAAAAAGAAGTTTTATAAAAAGACGGTGGCCATGGCCGACGAGAATTTCTTTGATGTTTTCAGCTTCGCATTTTTATATGGATCGAAGGAAGGTGCAATGAATGATCCCTATTCGGTTATTCTTACCAAAGAAACCGCTGAAAAGATATTTAAAAATGATCTGGAAAATGCTGTTGGAAAACAACTCATCTCTAATGGGGAAACTTTCAATATCAAAGGAATTCTAAAGGAAATTCCTAAAAACTCTAGCATTCAATTTGATGCTGTGATCCCGATGTCTTACTATGGAGCTATGTTCAAAGCCAGTGGCGGAAATGGAAGATGGAAAACCATTGATACCGATGTGGGAAATTACAGCTTTTCTTCGTTCGCTAAACTTTCCGAAAATGCCAATCCGCAAAGCGCTGCATCAAAAATGTCTGCTTCTCTTGCCGCGGCGATTGCAGATGAAGGAGATTTCAATATTTCCTTTCAGCTTCAACCACTAGAAAAGATTCACCTTATTAGTGCAGATGGTAATGACAGTTCAGCGACTCAGGTAAAAATCATCATGCTGGTCGTGATCATGCTTCTCGCGATAGCCAGTATTAATTACATCAATATTTCAACAGCACAGGCCATCAAAAGAGCCAAGGAAGTTAGCGTTAGAAAAATTATCGGTGCCAATAAACAGCAATTATTTTTTCAGTTTATACTTGAAACCAGCCTATTATTCCTGTTTTCTATTGTATTGGCCATCGGTTTGATCTATTTACTGATGCCGGTCTATAATTTTATCGCTGGGAATCAGCTTATTTTCTCAATAACTGATGGCGGTGTGTGGAAAGTGATCGCGATTAGTTTTTTTGCCACACTAATAGCTTCCAGCATTTATCCCGCTATTTTATTGTCGTCTTTTAAGCCTATAGAAAGTCTGCGTGGCCGTGTAAAATCAGGTTTTAAAACCGGAACGCTTCGGAAAGGCCTCGTAGTTTTCCAGTTTTCAATGGCTATCATTTTGCTGATTGCTACTCTATTCATGTCCCAACAAATGGATTATATGAAAAATCGTGATCTGGGATATTCCAAGGAAAATGTCGTCATGGTTCCGCTGAATTCAGATGCACGGAATCATCTGGACGCGATTCAGAATAATTTAAAAAATAACGAAGCTATTGAAAATGTTGCAGTAACCAGTTTTTCTGATTTCAGCAGTATTGACGGTTCTACAGGAGACTTGGACTGGGAGGGAAAATCTCCAAACAGTTCTTTAATCATTACGCAAGTTTATGTGGAAAAAGAATTTATTCCAACCATGAAGATCGAATTGCTGGAAGGCCATAATTTTCGTGGTACTCCGGCCGATACTTCTTCATTTATCCTGAATGAAACTGCAGTAGAGCAGATGGGACTTCAGAAACCATATGTGGGCAAGGAAATCAGATTTCATGCTAAAAAAGGAAAAATTATAGGGATCGCTGAAGATTTCAATTTTAAACACCTGAAGGAAAAAGTGTCACCACTTATTATGTTTTCCTTCTGGAATATCAAAAATCAACTGGTTGTTCGCACCAAAGCCGGACAGGAAAAAAAGGCAATCGCGGCACTGGCATCAGTATTTGAAAAATATCCGGGAGAAGAACCTTTTAGTTACTCGTTTATCGATGAACAATTCGATGCCAGGTATAAAGCCGATGAACAATCGGAAAGCTTATTCGAAGTTTTTGCCGGAATTGCCATTTTCATTTCTTGCCTTGGTTTATTCGGACTTTCCACCTATACCGCTCAGACAAGAAAAAAGGAAATTGGAGTAAGAAAGGTATTGGGGGCAAATGTTACTACGATCGTTTCCCTCTTATCCAAAGACTTTTTAAAACTGGTTCTTATCGCCATCCTGATTGCGTCACCAGTAGCCTGGTGGTTTATGCAGAAATGGCTGGAAGGTTTTGCCAACCGTATCAATATAGACTGGACCTACTTCCTTCTTGCCGGATTCCTGGCTATTGGAATCGCCTTACTCACCGTTAGTTTTCAAGCCATTAAAGCCGCTATTTCAAATCCTGTTAAAAGTTTACGAACCGAATAA
- a CDS encoding ABC transporter permease: MIKNYLKIAWRSLWKEKTFTFLNVFGLSVAFGAAILLSMYALFGLSYNMFHENADELYQVYRTSYTPKGPEPGIAQPLPFAAALKDEVPGVEKITRFNGGSVLASIDENQVRLRSAFVDPEFFSMFTFPVLNGDQKPVAGKSEVALTQEAAKNLFGNEEALGKSVNIFIDEQEVPFTVTSILKNIPKESNLGFDIALNFKSQPYHAYERNIGSWDNSNHEVYMQLAKGISPAQFEKSTRDFSNLHYKTEIEKAKRDGAKPNENGQFIEQKLLSVKDLNFVKVENGMAVPNRTYPYLILGIAFLILFIASVNFINMNIAKSSQRLREIGMRKTLGANKHQLFFQFWGESILVFLGAMLLGLLFANLLIDPFQTLFNTKATFANVISLKNLVGFIVILLLITLIAGGYPAMLLSKLGTLKALKGKIQVNGGNRLRNALIVVQFSIAILLISGTLVLRNQLQFMRNKDLGFNKEQVISFPLNGKKDDFRTMQLLRNELRSKPGIVSISAGNNILGMGKDHTTSTSVTGFEYKGRQMKTNILAVDYNYPETVGLEIIEGRSFDNSRPSDTLSVLINETMARDLNEKEILTAHLGIDGDLPYSVIGVVKDFNFQSLDKEVEPLTIFLNPKWNLRYAFVKVAPQNLTGSFNDVKAAWKKIEPNAEFLGSFLDENIDRTLEKERTMTTMITSGSVLAIILSCVGLFAISLLVVSQRRKEIGIRKVVGASVGKITIMLTSDFLKLVGIAFLIATPIAWYFSKEWLQNYPYRMGLSIWIFIGAGIIALLIAILTISFRTIRAAMQNPVKSLKTE, encoded by the coding sequence ATGATCAAGAATTATCTAAAAATAGCGTGGCGCAGTCTCTGGAAGGAAAAGACTTTTACTTTTCTGAACGTATTCGGACTTTCGGTGGCATTCGGCGCAGCCATACTTCTCTCTATGTATGCGCTTTTCGGACTCTCTTATAATATGTTCCATGAGAATGCAGATGAGCTCTACCAGGTCTACCGCACGTCCTATACGCCTAAAGGACCGGAGCCGGGAATTGCCCAGCCACTCCCCTTTGCTGCTGCGCTTAAAGATGAAGTTCCGGGAGTAGAGAAAATAACCCGTTTCAATGGTGGTAGCGTTTTAGCAAGTATTGATGAAAATCAGGTTCGTTTACGGTCTGCTTTTGTAGATCCGGAATTCTTTTCAATGTTTACTTTCCCGGTTTTAAATGGTGATCAAAAACCAGTTGCCGGAAAATCTGAAGTTGCCCTTACACAAGAAGCAGCGAAAAACCTTTTTGGAAACGAAGAAGCACTGGGAAAATCGGTTAATATATTTATCGATGAACAAGAGGTTCCCTTTACCGTTACTTCTATTTTAAAGAATATTCCGAAAGAAAGTAACCTTGGATTTGATATCGCGCTAAATTTTAAAAGTCAGCCTTACCACGCTTATGAAAGAAATATAGGAAGCTGGGATAATTCTAATCACGAAGTTTATATGCAGCTTGCTAAAGGTATTTCCCCAGCTCAGTTCGAGAAATCTACGCGCGATTTTTCCAATCTTCATTACAAAACTGAAATAGAAAAGGCAAAAAGAGATGGGGCCAAGCCCAATGAAAACGGGCAGTTTATTGAACAAAAACTATTATCTGTTAAAGACCTCAATTTTGTAAAAGTTGAAAATGGGATGGCTGTTCCCAACAGGACCTACCCTTACCTCATTTTAGGTATCGCGTTCCTCATATTGTTCATTGCCAGCGTCAATTTCATTAATATGAATATCGCCAAAAGCTCGCAACGACTTCGTGAAATTGGAATGCGAAAAACCCTTGGAGCCAATAAACACCAGTTATTCTTTCAATTTTGGGGAGAAAGTATCCTCGTATTTTTAGGCGCCATGCTTTTAGGATTACTGTTCGCCAATCTTTTAATAGATCCTTTTCAGACCTTATTTAATACCAAAGCTACTTTTGCCAATGTGATCAGTCTAAAAAACCTGGTAGGTTTTATTGTTATTCTCTTGCTCATCACACTCATTGCCGGTGGATACCCCGCAATGCTCTTAAGTAAACTGGGGACGCTAAAAGCTTTAAAAGGAAAGATCCAGGTAAATGGCGGTAACAGGTTAAGAAATGCGCTTATCGTGGTTCAATTCAGCATAGCGATACTCTTAATTAGCGGAACCCTTGTTCTCAGGAATCAGCTTCAGTTTATGCGGAATAAAGATCTGGGATTCAATAAGGAACAGGTGATCTCCTTTCCGCTGAACGGGAAAAAAGATGACTTCCGTACTATGCAGTTACTGCGGAATGAACTTCGCAGCAAACCCGGAATAGTAAGTATTTCCGCCGGAAACAATATCCTGGGAATGGGGAAAGACCATACCACTTCTACCAGCGTTACAGGCTTTGAATATAAAGGCCGCCAGATGAAAACCAACATTCTGGCAGTAGACTACAATTATCCCGAAACCGTAGGCCTCGAAATTATTGAAGGAAGAAGTTTTGATAACTCAAGACCTTCAGATACCCTTTCTGTGCTCATTAATGAAACGATGGCCAGGGATTTGAATGAAAAAGAGATTTTAACCGCACACCTTGGTATTGATGGTGACCTTCCATATTCCGTAATTGGAGTGGTAAAAGATTTTAATTTTCAGTCACTAGACAAAGAAGTAGAACCGCTTACCATTTTCTTAAATCCAAAATGGAATTTACGTTACGCTTTTGTAAAAGTGGCACCTCAAAACCTGACCGGCTCTTTTAATGACGTTAAAGCTGCCTGGAAAAAAATTGAACCAAATGCCGAATTCCTGGGTTCTTTTCTTGATGAAAATATAGATCGAACGCTTGAAAAAGAACGCACGATGACCACGATGATCACCAGCGGATCGGTGCTCGCCATCATTTTAAGCTGCGTTGGACTTTTTGCCATTTCCTTACTCGTTGTTTCCCAAAGGAGAAAGGAGATTGGAATTCGCAAGGTTGTAGGCGCCAGTGTTGGAAAGATCACCATTATGCTGACTTCAGATTTTCTAAAGCTTGTAGGAATAGCCTTTTTGATAGCGACTCCAATCGCTTGGTATTTTAGTAAAGAATGGCTTCAGAATTATCCTTACCGAATGGGTTTGAGTATATGGATTTTTATTGGTGCCGGAATCATTGCTCTTTTAATCGCCATTCTTACTATTAGTTTTAGAACCATTCGTGCGGCCATGCAGAATCCCGTAAAATCTTTAAAAACCGAATAA
- a CDS encoding ABC transporter permease encodes MIRNHFKIAWRNIKSNKTYSGINITGLSIGLAAFLLIATVVINEMSYDHQWSKGNRIYRLVEENTNLGEKGISTASPLGPQLIENFEQVETSTEIYTGSTNFKFDNSPVELTSLEVNPGIWNLLDLQVLQGNPQNFTDGYLNLVITEKIKKQYFPNSDPVGKIVKDISSFGSSTEYYISGIIKDLPMNTHLRSDVLVIQKPRFTKFPTDGFTPYSVQYLMLKPGVSASAFMAVVNNWYKKLPDVQENREFSLQPMEDIYLKSDNYFQKVKGNQRNINILTGVAILLLLIACINFVNLSTARTLKKIKNTGLRKVLGASRKSLIAQFLAESFLFFGISYLLGLGIYYLFLPYLEGFLGNELALTITGSVQLLLITLAAISFISLLTGIYPAWTISKPNASNLVSNSFKTSRSSEYFRKGLVVTQFVITIGIIVATLVVNNQLKFLNTKDLGFNKENLLFIKFTKWGDKGAAFEKEIKKIPGVENASIGQWIPSSAGGTFSQEIEDPQSAGDKLETWYIDADKNLFSTLELQLVKGRDFRNEFSAENVLQPDASEEEENSSDSKPVLITEFTAERLNIDELNKPYKQLKGIPVGIVKNFHNQTLRNPLAPTIIRSIENPQYGNMLVRVNTENPQEVIGQINKRYNAFFPENLFNYSWISNDLAKEFRAENKLRSVLQIFSLLIVFLSCLGLFGFITFMIQNRTKEISIRKVLGASVTQIVSIFSRDSLKLILLSAVISIPVAWYLLDKWLADFPYRIEIVPSVFIQSALVVLIIAMATIGIRIVRAAFRNPADNLRTE; translated from the coding sequence ATGATCAGAAATCATTTCAAGATAGCGTGGAGGAATATAAAATCCAACAAGACCTATTCGGGGATTAATATTACTGGTCTCAGCATTGGCTTGGCGGCATTCCTGCTCATCGCCACGGTAGTGATCAACGAAATGAGTTATGACCATCAATGGAGTAAAGGCAATCGCATTTACCGGCTTGTTGAGGAAAACACCAACCTTGGTGAAAAGGGTATTTCTACCGCTTCCCCATTAGGTCCGCAGCTTATTGAAAATTTCGAGCAGGTGGAAACCTCTACTGAAATTTATACCGGTTCCACCAATTTTAAATTTGATAACAGTCCTGTAGAATTAACTTCCCTAGAAGTAAATCCCGGCATTTGGAACCTTTTGGATTTACAGGTTCTTCAGGGTAATCCACAGAATTTTACTGACGGGTATCTCAATCTAGTGATTACAGAAAAGATCAAAAAGCAGTATTTCCCTAATTCCGATCCCGTTGGTAAAATTGTAAAAGACATCTCCAGTTTTGGTAGTTCAACCGAATATTATATATCCGGCATTATCAAAGATCTGCCGATGAACACGCATTTACGCTCAGATGTATTAGTAATCCAAAAACCCCGTTTCACCAAATTTCCTACAGATGGATTTACGCCTTATTCAGTACAATATCTAATGCTTAAACCTGGTGTTTCGGCATCTGCCTTTATGGCGGTGGTGAATAACTGGTATAAAAAACTTCCAGACGTACAGGAAAATAGGGAGTTCTCGCTACAGCCGATGGAAGATATTTATCTGAAATCTGATAATTACTTCCAGAAGGTAAAAGGCAACCAGCGAAATATCAACATCCTAACCGGGGTCGCGATTTTGCTCTTATTGATCGCATGTATCAATTTTGTAAATCTCAGTACCGCCAGAACGCTCAAAAAGATAAAAAATACAGGTCTTCGAAAAGTTCTTGGAGCCAGCCGCAAAAGCCTGATCGCCCAATTTCTGGCAGAATCCTTTCTTTTCTTCGGAATAAGTTATCTATTGGGACTTGGTATTTATTACCTCTTTCTACCTTATCTCGAAGGATTCCTGGGCAACGAACTGGCACTCACGATCACTGGAAGTGTTCAGCTATTACTGATAACTTTAGCAGCAATTAGCTTTATAAGCCTGCTTACAGGAATTTATCCGGCCTGGACGATCTCCAAACCGAACGCTTCCAATTTGGTGAGCAATAGTTTTAAAACCAGCCGCAGTTCAGAATATTTCAGAAAAGGCCTGGTGGTCACTCAATTCGTCATTACAATCGGGATCATCGTAGCTACGTTGGTAGTCAATAATCAGCTGAAATTTTTAAATACTAAAGATCTTGGCTTCAATAAAGAAAATCTACTTTTTATCAAGTTCACTAAATGGGGTGATAAAGGTGCTGCCTTTGAAAAAGAGATCAAAAAGATCCCAGGTGTCGAAAATGCCAGCATTGGTCAGTGGATTCCCTCCAGCGCCGGCGGTACTTTTAGTCAGGAAATCGAAGATCCACAATCTGCAGGCGATAAGCTGGAAACCTGGTATATCGATGCTGATAAAAATCTTTTTTCCACGCTTGAATTACAACTGGTTAAAGGCAGAGATTTCAGAAATGAATTTTCAGCAGAAAATGTTTTACAGCCGGATGCTTCAGAGGAAGAAGAAAATAGTTCTGATTCCAAACCTGTTCTTATTACAGAATTCACCGCAGAAAGACTAAATATCGATGAACTCAACAAACCTTACAAGCAGCTAAAAGGCATTCCGGTTGGAATCGTAAAGAATTTTCATAATCAAACGCTGCGAAATCCACTGGCTCCAACAATCATAAGATCCATAGAAAATCCTCAATATGGAAATATGCTGGTGAGGGTAAATACTGAAAATCCGCAAGAAGTCATCGGCCAGATAAATAAAAGATACAACGCATTCTTTCCCGAGAATCTTTTTAATTATTCCTGGATTTCCAATGATCTCGCGAAGGAATTCCGGGCGGAAAATAAACTAAGAAGTGTACTACAAATTTTCAGCCTACTCATCGTTTTCCTTTCCTGTCTTGGTTTATTTGGTTTTATCACTTTTATGATCCAGAACAGAACAAAAGAGATCAGTATTCGTAAAGTTTTGGGTGCATCGGTCACGCAGATCGTGAGTATTTTTTCCCGAGATTCTTTAAAATTGATTCTACTTTCTGCAGTTATTTCAATTCCTGTTGCCTGGTATCTACTGGATAAATGGCTAGCAGATTTCCCGTATAGGATTGAGATCGTGCCTTCAGTCTTTATTCAAAGCGCCCTGGTAGTTTTAATTATCGCCATGGCAACCATAGGAATTAGAATTGTAAGAGCGGCTTTCAGAAATCCGGCAGATAATTTAAGAACCGAATAA
- a CDS encoding ABC transporter permease: MIKHNFKIAWRSIWNAKSYTIINILGLSAGLASFIIVLLYLNYELSYDSWSPELEKVYRVGMKDKGGIQNNTPAPLASFFAEKYPKIEAATSMQGAGEYEVIISTDEKQIYHNGFASADSLFLKVFPYHLIQGDRNTALNAPNSVIISEELAEKLFGSTNPMGQTVKVFNMMEGVVTGVIKLPETPSHRPIHLIMRDPYEKQNFFWNNYSFETYLKINQTISSAELEEDLNRIYFEERIKKDEDLNKEYKNSGNRTLLFTDAVPDIQNFSKHGNSNIKTVSVLFILAILLLVIGAINFSNLSIAKSLGKSREIGVRKVLGSGNWNLFWQFMAEAILQCVISLIIAMGIVLLSLPYVNSIFGLELKLGGNFEVLGQIGLCLGAIILISGLFPSILLSRFNLLKILNGGTSKGNKGLVLRDILVIFQFMVTSFFIIAIVVVNKQLDYIQSKDKGFSEEQLVRIEAIQNTRDTNFETVKEQLLDIPGVEAVAKTTNVPGDKFADSSTVNFSFNSEKYRMNSVKVSSDYFETLETPIVHGRNFESTGPDQHTKTAIINETAAASLNSENILGATIFYAGCEEAPMQIVGIVKDFNVLGFENKVQPAVFSIGNEACMFQSGGAILARLNTQNPKASIDKIASLWKQVEPGTPLRYSFLDDNFQKLFSSYYRLQKVISFFGIIAIVISIMGLFALTTFILKQRVKEIGVRKVLGAEITNIVALVSKDFLILVSVAILFSVPIGWYAMNKWLENFAYKTELSWWIFIVSGTLVLTIAFLTVSLKTIRTARKNPVKSLRTD; the protein is encoded by the coding sequence ATGATCAAACATAATTTTAAAATAGCTTGGAGGAGTATCTGGAATGCCAAATCCTATACCATTATCAATATCTTAGGGCTTTCTGCAGGTTTGGCCAGTTTCATAATCGTTCTGTTGTATCTCAACTATGAGTTGAGCTATGACTCGTGGTCTCCAGAACTTGAAAAAGTTTACCGTGTGGGGATGAAAGACAAGGGTGGTATCCAAAATAATACTCCTGCTCCACTGGCTTCATTTTTTGCAGAAAAATACCCGAAAATCGAAGCCGCTACTTCTATGCAGGGAGCTGGCGAGTATGAAGTTATTATAAGCACAGACGAAAAGCAAATCTATCATAACGGGTTTGCCTCCGCAGATTCCCTTTTTCTAAAGGTGTTTCCTTACCATCTTATTCAGGGAGATAGAAATACTGCTTTAAATGCTCCAAATTCCGTGATAATTAGCGAGGAATTAGCCGAAAAGCTTTTTGGCAGTACTAATCCCATGGGGCAAACAGTAAAGGTTTTTAATATGATGGAAGGAGTCGTGACCGGTGTTATAAAACTTCCGGAAACACCTTCTCATCGCCCCATTCATTTGATTATGCGGGACCCCTATGAAAAACAGAATTTTTTCTGGAATAATTACTCCTTTGAAACTTATCTAAAAATAAATCAAACTATTTCTTCGGCTGAACTTGAAGAAGATCTTAATCGTATCTATTTTGAAGAACGTATCAAAAAAGATGAAGATTTAAACAAAGAATATAAGAATTCAGGCAATCGGACTTTACTTTTTACCGATGCAGTGCCAGATATTCAGAATTTTTCGAAGCATGGTAATAGTAATATTAAAACTGTTTCTGTTCTTTTTATTCTAGCGATTTTGTTGTTGGTTATTGGAGCCATTAATTTCAGCAATCTTAGTATCGCAAAATCACTCGGTAAGAGCAGAGAAATTGGAGTCCGAAAAGTCTTAGGATCAGGCAACTGGAATTTATTCTGGCAATTTATGGCGGAAGCAATTTTGCAATGCGTTATAAGCCTGATCATAGCTATGGGAATTGTTCTGCTAAGCTTACCCTATGTAAATAGCATATTCGGGCTTGAACTTAAATTAGGCGGTAATTTTGAGGTTCTTGGCCAGATTGGTTTATGTTTAGGTGCTATCATTCTCATATCAGGTCTTTTCCCTTCCATTCTTTTATCTAGGTTCAATCTTTTAAAAATTCTGAATGGAGGTACTTCTAAAGGAAATAAAGGCCTTGTTTTAAGAGACATATTGGTTATTTTTCAATTTATGGTCACCTCCTTTTTCATCATCGCCATTGTTGTTGTCAATAAACAACTAGATTATATTCAAAGTAAAGACAAAGGTTTTTCAGAAGAGCAGCTCGTGCGCATTGAAGCTATTCAGAATACCAGAGATACCAATTTTGAAACCGTAAAAGAACAATTGCTGGACATTCCAGGTGTGGAAGCAGTTGCCAAAACCACCAATGTTCCCGGAGATAAGTTCGCCGATTCCTCTACCGTAAATTTCAGTTTTAATAGTGAAAAATACAGGATGAATTCGGTTAAAGTTAGCTCAGATTATTTCGAAACTCTTGAAACACCAATAGTTCATGGGAGGAACTTTGAATCTACCGGTCCAGACCAACATACCAAAACTGCGATCATCAACGAGACGGCAGCCGCTAGTCTTAATTCTGAAAACATACTTGGGGCAACAATATTTTATGCTGGTTGTGAAGAGGCACCGATGCAAATTGTGGGAATTGTGAAAGATTTTAATGTTTTGGGTTTTGAAAACAAAGTGCAACCTGCAGTTTTCAGTATTGGAAATGAAGCCTGCATGTTCCAGTCTGGCGGAGCGATCCTGGCCCGGTTAAATACTCAAAACCCAAAAGCCAGCATCGATAAAATTGCAAGTTTATGGAAGCAGGTAGAACCTGGAACGCCATTGCGCTACTCATTTCTAGATGACAATTTTCAAAAATTGTTTTCCTCCTATTACAGGCTTCAAAAGGTCATTAGCTTCTTCGGAATCATTGCTATAGTAATTTCTATTATGGGATTGTTTGCCCTAACCACCTTTATTTTAAAACAACGGGTAAAAGAAATAGGTGTTCGAAAAGTCCTGGGAGCGGAAATTACCAATATCGTGGCCCTGGTAAGTAAAGATTTTCTAATTCTAGTTTCCGTGGCAATTCTATTCTCAGTTCCAATTGGCTGGTATGCGATGAATAAATGGCTGGAAAATTTCGCCTATAAAACAGAATTAAGCTGGTGGATCTTTATCGTTTCAGGAACCCTGGTTTTAACTATTGCCTTCCTTACAGTAAGCCTTAAAACCATTAGAACAGCCAGAAAAAATCCAGTTAAAAGTTTAAGAACCGACTAA